One window of the Flavobacteriaceae bacterium YJPT1-3 genome contains the following:
- a CDS encoding GAP family protein, with protein MDVAILPLALTVMLGPQILVAMLLVTREDAVSSSLVYVSAVGITLLTTTYVYYRLAQATDLHTLAVGNRPSFRYVLILLFIYLIGRSILNRKQITEPPKWMQGITKASYGKIFALGCALIAFMPTDIAVSFSVGSLLHSQDLIFWKILPFLGVVMIIAALPLLFFLALGSRGPQYLQQVNQWLNTHGYLINVILFSYFIFLLV; from the coding sequence ATGGATGTCGCCATACTCCCACTAGCTTTAACGGTCATGCTTGGACCTCAGATTCTGGTGGCCATGCTACTGGTCACCAGAGAAGATGCGGTCAGCAGTTCCTTAGTTTATGTTTCAGCAGTGGGGATTACTTTGTTAACGACCACCTATGTGTATTACCGTCTTGCTCAGGCGACCGATCTTCATACGCTGGCTGTAGGAAACAGACCCAGTTTTCGATATGTGCTTATCCTCCTGTTTATCTACCTCATTGGCCGATCGATCCTAAATCGCAAGCAAATCACGGAACCTCCAAAATGGATGCAGGGCATCACCAAAGCCTCCTACGGGAAGATCTTCGCTTTGGGATGCGCCTTAATTGCATTCATGCCTACCGATATAGCCGTTTCTTTTTCCGTTGGGAGCTTGCTCCATAGTCAAGATTTGATCTTTTGGAAAATACTCCCCTTCTTGGGTGTGGTTATGATTATCGCTGCGCTCCCCTTGCTGTTTTTTCTGGCGTTAGGATCACGCGGACCTCAGTATTTGCAACAGGTAAATCAATGGTTAAATACGCATGGCTATCTTATTAACGTCATCTTATTCTCCTACTTTATTTTTTTGTTAGTATGA
- a CDS encoding S41 family peptidase: MKRKPLSLLLLLLPLLSLQAQKSNCECEKDFLFLHEKIERTPAYKINRTAYQSTRAELQNAASSAQSQYECYLILNKLLLPLNDNHSRIYGIDPGATSELRSRPEGLAPFKKTALYSAYPKTALDLDSLKIALSDKPATNLEGIYTRGDSLRIGLVKTHKVVEYQAIVLSEGFELWSPGEVIYSYIPYGNDYLLGVGGGISSKRMIAYTERIDQGTFAFMGFSKHSEQFNYGAKLPTDNLYFRQELGPEITYLSVGSFNSWYPTLSDAEAFYASLENSLTKEHLILDLRNNGGGGERNSNLLLKILKKYAKEHNLYVLTNHRTASNAEQFTHELRSWKRATIFGQRTNGTLAYEIKDSSYELPCGQFVAILSSKKHAEYLPFESQGLEPDHLLDPTSDWIEQVVEYIRNH; encoded by the coding sequence TTGAAAAGAAAGCCGCTGTCCCTTCTGCTTCTTCTCCTTCCACTACTTTCCCTGCAAGCCCAAAAATCAAACTGTGAATGCGAAAAAGACTTTCTTTTTCTTCATGAAAAAATCGAAAGAACACCGGCCTATAAAATTAATAGAACAGCTTATCAGTCGACACGGGCTGAATTGCAAAATGCCGCCAGCTCCGCGCAATCCCAGTATGAATGTTACCTGATTCTCAACAAACTCCTGCTTCCTTTAAACGATAACCACAGCCGAATCTACGGGATCGATCCGGGGGCGACCAGCGAACTTAGAAGTCGGCCGGAGGGTTTGGCTCCATTTAAAAAAACGGCCTTGTATTCGGCCTACCCTAAAACTGCGCTCGATCTCGACAGCTTAAAAATCGCGCTAAGCGATAAACCGGCGACCAATCTGGAAGGTATCTACACCCGTGGAGATTCCCTACGTATAGGGCTGGTAAAGACTCACAAGGTTGTAGAGTACCAGGCGATCGTGCTCAGCGAGGGCTTCGAGCTGTGGTCACCCGGAGAAGTCATTTATAGCTATATACCTTATGGGAACGACTATTTACTGGGGGTGGGCGGAGGCATTTCCTCCAAAAGAATGATCGCCTACACGGAGCGTATCGATCAGGGTACTTTTGCCTTTATGGGCTTTTCAAAACATTCGGAGCAGTTCAATTATGGGGCTAAACTGCCTACTGATAACCTCTATTTCCGCCAGGAACTTGGCCCGGAAATCACTTACCTGAGCGTAGGAAGTTTCAATTCCTGGTATCCTACCCTTTCAGACGCAGAAGCTTTTTATGCGTCTCTGGAAAACAGCTTGACTAAAGAGCATCTTATTCTGGACCTTCGCAACAATGGTGGTGGCGGTGAACGCAATTCTAACCTCCTCTTAAAAATCCTAAAGAAGTATGCAAAAGAGCATAACCTTTACGTACTTACCAATCACCGCACGGCCAGCAACGCGGAACAGTTTACCCACGAGTTACGTTCCTGGAAAAGGGCGACCATCTTTGGACAACGCACCAATGGAACCCTAGCTTATGAGATCAAAGACTCTTCCTATGAATTACCCTGCGGGCAATTTGTAGCCATACTCAGTTCGAAAAAGCATGCTGAATATCTTCCTTTTGAATCTCAAGGCCTAGAACCTGATCACCTTTTAGACCCCACCAGCGACTGGATTGAACAGGTGGTTGAGTATATTAGAAATCATTAA
- a CDS encoding nuclear transport factor 2 family protein: MYSFLKYLRPLGVIALILLLIGCTTSHSPEPEIDPDPSSEKKAILAALNQETQAAFTRDYEAWKSYWIQEPYVTKYYLHLPDSSFTQTEGWTAIDDFVQSYMTDHPEPDPLPAPLTEADIRLYGTGAWVTYEQIDPARGRKKETRLMEKDNGQWKIAGMKTIIYGGH; encoded by the coding sequence ATGTACAGCTTTTTAAAATACCTTCGACCCCTAGGGGTCATCGCTTTAATTTTACTTTTGATCGGGTGCACTACGAGCCATTCCCCAGAACCTGAGATTGACCCGGACCCATCCAGTGAAAAAAAAGCCATTCTCGCTGCCTTAAATCAGGAAACCCAGGCGGCCTTCACTCGGGATTATGAAGCCTGGAAAAGCTACTGGATCCAGGAACCCTACGTCACTAAATATTATCTGCATCTTCCAGACAGCAGTTTTACCCAAACCGAAGGCTGGACCGCCATTGATGACTTTGTGCAAAGCTATATGACTGATCATCCTGAACCCGATCCGTTGCCTGCTCCATTAACCGAGGCTGATATCAGACTCTATGGCACCGGAGCCTGGGTTACTTACGAGCAAATCGATCCCGCCCGAGGGCGAAAAAAGGAAACCCGATTGATGGAAAAGGACAATGGTCAGTGGAAGATTGCCGGAATGAAAACCATTATTTACGGGGGTCATTAA
- a CDS encoding toll/interleukin-1 receptor domain-containing protein: MHDLFLSYSKSDLKIAKKIAQALEKEGIDVWWDHDIATGDTWDTAIEKAIDSCRCVVVLWSPSAVDSEWVRIEAAEGKKRNILIPVRIIKTEVPLAFRRRQYSDLIQWSGNHKDPAFLKLVNDIKQVLQGAKTAQQDLLTPASKTESSYPLKKKQWTVIIGALLLITVFVLYFQGQLSFPSTSAEKTIPPIDFNASSNALPLVFESATLSRKDTFYIDRDRTVNFLKEAIERHYQFSQPPELQRELGEGGIIQSVLYSNQKPLRNESLSLEDAGIEPYALIQFNYQLIVR; encoded by the coding sequence ATGCATGACCTTTTTCTCAGTTATTCAAAGTCCGATCTTAAGATCGCTAAAAAGATTGCTCAGGCGCTTGAAAAAGAAGGTATTGATGTCTGGTGGGACCACGATATTGCGACGGGAGATACCTGGGATACCGCTATTGAAAAGGCCATTGATAGTTGCCGCTGCGTCGTTGTGCTCTGGTCACCTAGCGCCGTCGATAGCGAGTGGGTGCGTATAGAAGCGGCTGAGGGTAAAAAACGGAATATTCTTATTCCTGTTCGAATTATCAAAACAGAGGTCCCTCTGGCCTTTCGCAGACGGCAGTATAGCGATCTTATCCAATGGTCCGGCAATCACAAAGATCCGGCCTTCCTCAAATTAGTGAACGATATCAAACAGGTGCTACAAGGTGCTAAAACCGCGCAGCAGGACTTGCTGACTCCAGCATCCAAAACCGAATCTAGTTATCCATTAAAGAAAAAACAGTGGACGGTCATTATTGGAGCGCTGCTGCTCATTACCGTTTTTGTTTTGTATTTCCAGGGGCAGCTATCTTTTCCATCTACGTCTGCTGAAAAGACTATTCCTCCTATTGACTTTAATGCTTCAAGCAATGCATTACCCCTTGTTTTTGAATCAGCAACGCTTTCGCGAAAGGATACTTTTTATATTGATCGTGATCGCACGGTGAACTTCCTTAAAGAAGCGATCGAACGGCACTATCAATTTTCTCAACCCCCGGAGCTGCAGCGTGAATTGGGAGAAGGAGGCATCATACAATCAGTTTTGTACAGTAATCAAAAACCGCTTCGAAATGAAAGTCTATCCCTCGAAGATGCCGGAATAGAGCCCTATGCACTGATCCAATTCAATTATCAGTTGATCGTTCGTTAG
- a CDS encoding LysE family translocator: MWEALFSFSLATAALALSPGPDNIFVLTQSMAYGSKSGLAIVCGLISGCIVHTTLIAFGVSALISTSPWMMTLIKVFGSAYLLYLAYQVFRSDGSIQLEGGGAQKSPWNYFKQGVAMNLLNPKVILFFLAFFPAFLWKPEEDTVMQFYVLGLTFMGVSFILFALIALLAGHIKHYIEQNQRAGQVMRWAQLIVFVGIAVFIWI; the protein is encoded by the coding sequence ATGTGGGAAGCCCTTTTTTCATTCAGCCTGGCTACTGCGGCTCTGGCCCTTTCTCCGGGACCGGATAACATTTTCGTGCTGACCCAAAGCATGGCTTACGGAAGCAAAAGCGGCTTGGCCATCGTTTGTGGGCTTATTTCCGGTTGCATTGTACATACCACCCTCATCGCCTTTGGGGTCTCCGCTTTGATCTCCACCTCCCCCTGGATGATGACCCTCATCAAAGTGTTTGGATCGGCTTATCTTTTGTATTTGGCGTATCAGGTGTTCCGCAGTGACGGCAGCATCCAACTGGAAGGCGGAGGCGCTCAAAAAAGTCCCTGGAATTACTTCAAGCAAGGCGTAGCCATGAATTTGCTCAACCCTAAAGTGATCCTATTCTTTCTGGCCTTTTTTCCGGCTTTTTTGTGGAAACCGGAAGAAGACACTGTGATGCAGTTCTATGTGCTGGGTCTTACGTTTATGGGAGTCAGTTTTATACTCTTCGCCCTAATCGCCTTACTGGCCGGACATATCAAGCACTATATTGAACAGAATCAACGGGCCGGGCAGGTCATGCGCTGGGCACAACTGATCGTATTTGTCGGTATCGCCGTGTTTATCTGGATCTAG
- a CDS encoding quinone-dependent dihydroorotate dehydrogenase, whose product MYKSIIRPLLFQFDPEGVHHFSFKALKFMGRLGLVSAFAKAKSNNDPRLERTVFGLKFPNPVGLAAGFDKDAKGVNELADLGFGFIEIGTVTPRPQTGNPKKRLFRLKEDQAIINRMGFNNDGVEEAVARLRRKRKVLVGGNIGKNKTTPNEVAAEDYERCFEALFDHVDYFVVNVSSPNTPGLRELQDREPLTQLLIRLQGLNKSKDHPKPLLLKIAPDLTNEQLMDIIGIVSDTQIDGVIATNTTIAREDLHGKHRKEIGGLSGKPLTQRSTEVIRFLHEHSQGSFPIIGVGGIMTAEDALAKLDAGASLVQLYTGFVYEGPGLIRAINQALLDRMEA is encoded by the coding sequence ATGTATAAATCCATCATCAGACCCCTCTTATTTCAGTTCGATCCGGAAGGTGTTCATCATTTTAGTTTTAAGGCGCTCAAATTTATGGGAAGGCTCGGCTTGGTTTCCGCTTTCGCGAAAGCGAAATCCAACAACGATCCGCGTCTGGAGCGTACCGTTTTCGGCCTGAAATTCCCCAATCCGGTAGGCCTGGCCGCCGGCTTTGACAAGGATGCTAAAGGGGTGAATGAACTGGCCGATCTGGGCTTCGGTTTTATTGAAATCGGGACGGTAACGCCTCGACCCCAAACCGGGAATCCAAAAAAACGCTTGTTCCGCTTGAAGGAAGATCAAGCCATCATCAACCGCATGGGATTTAATAATGATGGGGTAGAAGAGGCTGTAGCCCGATTGCGTCGAAAAAGAAAGGTGCTGGTGGGAGGCAATATTGGGAAGAACAAAACGACGCCCAATGAAGTGGCTGCCGAAGACTACGAGCGCTGCTTTGAAGCCTTGTTCGATCATGTGGATTACTTTGTGGTCAATGTCAGCTCTCCCAATACTCCGGGTCTTCGCGAACTGCAAGACCGGGAACCGCTTACTCAACTCCTTATCCGATTGCAGGGCCTCAATAAAAGCAAGGATCATCCCAAGCCGTTACTGCTTAAGATCGCTCCAGACCTGACCAATGAGCAGTTGATGGATATCATTGGTATCGTCTCGGATACGCAGATTGACGGTGTCATAGCGACCAACACCACCATCGCGCGGGAGGATCTTCATGGGAAGCATCGCAAAGAGATTGGCGGCCTGAGTGGCAAACCATTGACCCAGAGAAGTACAGAGGTTATCCGGTTTTTGCACGAGCACAGTCAGGGGAGTTTTCCCATCATTGGTGTGGGGGGAATCATGACCGCTGAAGATGCGTTAGCAAAATTGGACGCCGGCGCCAGTCTGGTCCAACTTTACACCGGTTTTGTGTATGAAGGACCGGGCTTGATCCGCGCTATTAATCAGGCCTTATTAGATCGGATGGAGGCCTAA
- the pepT gene encoding peptidase T: protein MIDKEKLIQRFISYVTIDTESDPESNTTPSTEKQWVLARKLADELKAMGLAEVSIDDKAYVMATLPSNVAHEVPAIGFISHFDTTPDFTGAGVRPQRIDDYDGGDILLNEEEQIVLSPKEFEDLLLYKGQTLITTDGTTLLGADDKAGITEIMEAVQYLIQHPEIKHGPIKIGFTPDEEIGRGAHHFDVEQFGAQWAYTMDGSQVGELEYENFNAAGAVVTVKGKMVHPGMAKGKMINSLYIAQDYINSLPRLETPEHTSGREGFFHLSEIQGDVEETKLEYIIRDHDKGHFEARKAMMRQLADEINQQYERHAVSVAINDQYYNMREKIEPVMHIVDLAEQAMKALDIEPIIKPIRGGTDGSQLSYMGLPCPNIFAGGHNFHGRYEYVPVESMIKATQVIITIAELTAKKYAS, encoded by the coding sequence ATGATTGATAAAGAAAAACTGATCCAGCGTTTCATCAGCTACGTGACCATCGACACCGAAAGTGATCCGGAAAGCAACACGACGCCCAGCACGGAGAAGCAATGGGTACTCGCCCGAAAACTAGCAGACGAACTCAAAGCCATGGGCCTGGCCGAGGTAAGTATAGATGATAAGGCTTACGTGATGGCTACCCTACCCTCCAATGTGGCACATGAGGTACCTGCCATTGGGTTTATTTCCCACTTCGACACCACGCCCGATTTTACCGGGGCCGGAGTACGACCTCAGCGCATAGACGACTACGATGGCGGAGACATCCTTTTGAACGAGGAAGAACAAATCGTCCTCTCGCCCAAAGAATTTGAGGATCTGCTCCTCTACAAAGGGCAAACCTTGATCACTACCGATGGAACAACCTTATTGGGTGCCGATGACAAGGCCGGGATTACCGAGATCATGGAGGCAGTTCAATACCTGATACAACATCCGGAAATAAAGCACGGCCCCATCAAAATAGGCTTCACCCCCGATGAGGAGATCGGTCGGGGTGCCCATCACTTCGACGTGGAGCAATTTGGCGCCCAATGGGCCTATACGATGGACGGGAGCCAGGTGGGCGAACTCGAGTATGAGAATTTTAATGCAGCAGGAGCCGTAGTCACGGTCAAAGGGAAAATGGTGCACCCCGGTATGGCCAAGGGCAAGATGATCAACAGCCTATACATTGCACAGGATTACATCAACTCCTTACCGCGCTTAGAAACGCCTGAACATACTTCCGGACGCGAAGGCTTCTTTCATCTCTCCGAGATCCAGGGGGATGTAGAGGAAACCAAACTGGAGTACATCATCAGAGATCACGACAAGGGGCACTTTGAAGCGCGCAAGGCCATGATGCGGCAATTGGCTGACGAGATCAACCAGCAGTACGAACGTCATGCGGTCTCGGTAGCCATAAATGATCAATACTACAATATGCGCGAAAAGATCGAGCCCGTTATGCATATCGTAGACCTGGCCGAACAGGCCATGAAGGCCCTGGACATTGAGCCCATCATCAAACCCATACGCGGGGGTACCGACGGTTCACAACTGAGCTATATGGGCCTGCCCTGCCCCAATATTTTTGCCGGGGGACATAATTTTCACGGGCGTTATGAGTACGTACCAGTAGAAAGTATGATCAAGGCAACTCAGGTGATCATTACCATCGCTGAACTCACTGCAAAAAAATACGCCTCCTAG
- the yajC gene encoding preprotein translocase subunit YajC, with the protein MEQIQQFLPFILIFIVFYLFIILPQMRKQKKEKAFASSLKRGDRVITKSGMHGKVLDLNNDGTCVIEIGAGKVKMEQSAISMEMSSKLNAPPAKKK; encoded by the coding sequence ATGGAGCAAATACAACAGTTTTTACCGTTTATACTCATTTTTATTGTCTTTTACCTGTTTATCATCTTGCCCCAGATGCGTAAGCAGAAAAAAGAAAAAGCCTTTGCCAGCAGCCTTAAGCGAGGGGATCGTGTGATCACCAAAAGCGGTATGCACGGGAAGGTACTGGATCTCAATAACGACGGCACTTGTGTGATCGAGATAGGAGCCGGGAAAGTAAAAATGGAACAGTCTGCCATCTCCATGGAAATGAGCAGTAAATTAAATGCTCCACCGGCCAAAAAGAAATAG
- a CDS encoding DUF1573 domain-containing protein: protein MKKGILMLAAVATVAFTACKEDASSKVKEENVEVAAARDAEAAVFPVMTFDETEFDFGTINKNDNVEHVFTFTNTGKAPLVIVDAKSTCGCTVPSYSKEPVQPGEKGELLVKYNGSGTNAVTKTVTIKTNTEAGTEQVKINAFVVPKAGA from the coding sequence ATGAAAAAAGGAATTTTAATGCTTGCTGCTGTGGCCACTGTAGCGTTTACAGCGTGTAAAGAGGATGCCTCGAGCAAAGTAAAAGAAGAGAATGTGGAAGTTGCTGCTGCACGAGATGCAGAAGCGGCTGTTTTCCCGGTCATGACTTTTGACGAAACGGAGTTTGACTTTGGAACGATCAACAAGAATGACAATGTGGAGCACGTATTTACCTTTACCAATACCGGTAAGGCACCTTTAGTGATCGTTGATGCTAAAAGTACTTGCGGATGTACTGTACCTTCTTACTCTAAGGAGCCTGTACAACCGGGAGAAAAAGGAGAGCTTCTTGTGAAATACAACGGTAGCGGGACCAATGCGGTGACTAAAACCGTAACCATCAAAACCAATACTGAAGCCGGAACGGAGCAAGTGAAAATCAACGCTTTCGTAGTACCTAAAGCCGGAGCATAA
- a CDS encoding transcription antitermination protein NusB: MLNRRHIRVKVMQSLYAMQKMEQPNLDKEEKFLHQSIGQMYDLYLLELQLLVKVHAFAKAYMDISQKKHLATEAERNPNQKFINNRVLNYFQDNQLLQQELKKRKLKNWELDDEYVDILYHEMVAGSVYQEYMESETDSFKEDRAFVIDLFKQVIAPNEKLYDYLEDQKITWVDDLPLVNTTIVKKLGKLKPASPEGAVLINLYKDEDDEQFTKNLFLRAAQSRESLTQEVITRTPNWDKDRIAEIDLVLITMALCEFQKFPEIPVKASINEYLEIAKEYSTPKSSIFINGILDRMKREYKKEGKLNKTGRGLIE, encoded by the coding sequence ATGCTAAATCGAAGACACATTCGTGTAAAAGTGATGCAATCGCTCTACGCGATGCAGAAAATGGAACAACCTAATCTGGATAAAGAGGAGAAATTCCTGCATCAGAGTATTGGTCAGATGTACGATTTATACCTCCTCGAGCTTCAATTGCTGGTCAAAGTGCACGCTTTCGCGAAAGCGTACATGGACATCTCTCAGAAAAAGCACCTGGCCACCGAAGCCGAGCGCAATCCCAATCAAAAATTCATCAATAACCGGGTTCTGAACTATTTTCAGGACAATCAATTGCTGCAACAGGAATTGAAAAAGCGCAAGCTCAAGAACTGGGAATTGGACGATGAGTATGTGGATATACTGTACCACGAGATGGTAGCCGGAAGCGTGTATCAGGAATACATGGAGTCTGAAACAGACAGCTTTAAGGAAGATCGGGCCTTTGTGATCGATCTATTCAAACAGGTCATTGCGCCCAATGAAAAGCTCTACGATTACCTGGAAGATCAAAAGATCACCTGGGTAGATGACCTGCCTTTAGTAAATACGACCATCGTAAAAAAATTGGGTAAGCTGAAACCGGCGAGCCCTGAAGGTGCTGTGCTTATCAATTTGTACAAAGACGAGGACGACGAGCAGTTTACCAAAAACTTGTTTCTACGGGCGGCTCAAAGCCGGGAGTCGCTGACTCAGGAGGTGATCACGCGTACGCCCAACTGGGATAAAGACCGCATCGCTGAGATCGATCTGGTACTGATCACTATGGCCCTATGTGAATTTCAAAAATTCCCGGAGATACCGGTAAAGGCCTCCATCAATGAGTATCTGGAGATCGCCAAAGAATACAGCACTCCCAAGAGCAGTATCTTCATCAACGGGATCTTAGACCGTATGAAACGCGAGTACAAAAAGGAGGGCAAATTGAACAAAACCGGGCGCGGACTGATTGAATGA